From a single Pempheris klunzingeri isolate RE-2024b chromosome 2, fPemKlu1.hap1, whole genome shotgun sequence genomic region:
- the LOC139217692 gene encoding transcription factor HES-1-like: protein MKPAEIRFSLQRPLQHRHPAMTPTITAAMTNSQELLTLTHKIRKPLVEKLRRERINSSIEQLKSLLGPEFLKQQPDSKLEKADILEMTVCFLTKLQQENQQQRRLLNHFNTLQSSSDKNLREADFSPLSSSVHTSITKDKSPVTSAPWRPW from the exons ATGAAGCCAGCAGAGATCAGATTCTCTCTACAGAGACCTCTACAGCACAGACATCCAGCCATGACTCCTACAATCACTGCAGCAATGACCAATTCTCAGGAGCTTCTCACTCTGACCCACAAG ATCAGAAAGCCTCTGGTGGAGAAGTTACGCAGAGAGAGAATCAACAGCAGCATTGAGCAGCTCAAGTCTCTCCTGGGTCCAGAGTTcctcaaacagcagccagactcCAAGCTGGAGAAAGCAGACATCCTGGAGATGACAGTTTGCTTCCTGACAAAGCTGCAACAGgagaaccagcagcagagaagacTGCTGAACCACTTCAACACGCTGCAGTCTTCCTCTGATAAGAACCTGAGAGAGGCTGATTTctctcctctgagctcctcagTCCACACCAGCATCACTAAAGACAAGAGTCCAGTCACcagcgccccctggaggccgtGGTAG
- the LOC139212120 gene encoding transcription factor HES-5-like: MKPAEIRFSLQRPLQHRHPAMTPTITAAMTNSQELLTLTHKIRKPLVEKLRRERINSSIEQLKSLLGPEFLKQQPDSKLEKADILEMTVCFLRRLQQQHQAVDSAAVDQGYSRCVQEVEHFLSKEDVKTQSQRRLLNHFNTLQSSSDKNLREADFSPLSSSVHTSITKDKSPVTSAPWRPW; the protein is encoded by the exons ATGAAGCCAGCAGAGATCAGATTCTCTCTACAGAGACCTCTACAGCACAGACATCCAGCCATGACTCCTACAATCACTGCAGCAATGACCAATTCTCAGGAGCTTCTCACTCTGACCCACAAG ATCAGAAAGCCTCTGGTGGAGAAGTTACGCAGAGAGCgaatcaacagcagcatcgAGCAGCTCAAGTCTCTCCTGGGTCCAGAGTTcctcaaacagcagccagactcCAAGCTGGAGAAAGCAGACATCCTGGAGATGACAGTTTGCTTCCTGAGacgactgcagcagcagcaccaagctGTGGACTCAGCAGCTGTTGATCAGGGCTACTCCAGGTGTGTCCAAGAGGTGGAACACTTCCTGTCCAAGGAGGACGTGAAGACACAGTCCCAGAGAAGACTGCTGAACCACTTCAACACGCTGCAGTCTTCCTCTGATAAGAACCTGAGAGAGGCTGATTTctctcctctgagctcctcagTCCACACCAGCATCACCAAAGACAAGAGTCCAGTAACcagcgccccctggaggccgtGGTAG